AGCCATAGCCAAAAGCTATTGGTGCTGCGCTGCCCTGTTCGAATATAAATATCATCACCCCGAAATTTCACTTTCGCACTTATCGTTGAGGACCGCGTATGAAGTCTCTCCCGTTTAAACGTCTTTTTGCCACACTCGGCTCATTGGGTTTAGTAGTCGGGCTGACTGTTACCCTCTCTCAGATTCGGGCGGCCGAAGAGAACAATTACGATTACCTGCTCCCCGACATCACCAAAATGAAGCCGCTGGAAGATCAGATTCCGGTCAGCTTCGTTTCCCGGAGCTCGAATCGCGCCGAATGGGAGAAACTACCCGGCTACTGGAATGAAGTTCCCGGCGCGAATGGTAAAAAAGTCGTCAAAATCAAGCTACCTCTGGGCATCAACCTGCTGCCGCCGGTGCCGATCGAAAATCCGATCACGGTGGCCAAGTGGAAACTGGGCAAGGAAGTCTTCTTCGACAAAGTGATCTCCAGCGACAATTCCGTCTCCTGCTCCAGCTGTCACGAGCCGAGCAAAGGCTACAGCGACATGCGCAAGACCAGCCTGGGCATCGCCGGTAACATCGGCGGCATGAACGCTCCCACCGTCTTTAATTCGGTCTACAACCGCTTCATGTTCTGGGATGGCCGCATGGACACCCTGGAAGCTCAGGCGCACGGCCCTATCGGCAATCCTTCCGAGATGTTCGACGGCAAAGGCAAAGCGCTTCACGAAGCCGTGAAGCGAATTCGATTGAAAGGTGATTACAGCAAACGATTCGAAGAAGTGTTCGGCGCGCTGCCGACCGTCGATTCGATTGCCAAGGCCATTGCGACCTATGAAAGATTGGTCATCATCGGCAATTCGCTGGTTGACCGCGCGGAAGTGGCCATGCGAGCCCGCGTCGAAGAAGAAGAAGGCAACAAGTTCGAAGTGAACGCCAAGGACTACGAAAAGGTTCTGAAAGAGGCCGTGGCCAAGAAAGATACAAACTCTCTGGAAGCGATCGGCTTCGATCCGGCCAAGGACGTGGCTAAGATTCCCCAGATCGCCGCCAGCATCAACAACGGCCGGGTCCTGTTCTTCAACAAGGCCCGCTGCAACTCCTGCCATGTCGGTGAGAACTTCACGGACTACACCTTCCACAACCTGGGCGTTGGCGCCAAGAACGGCAAGCTGCTCGAAGGCCAGGAAGGTCGCATCAACAGCCAGCCGACCGGCCATAAAGATCCCAGCATGATGGGGGCTTTCAAGACTCCGCCGTTGCGCGGACTGACCAAGAGCCGGCCTTATCTGCACGACGGTTCGGAAGCGACTTTGGAAGCCGTGATCGATTTCTACGATCGCGGCGGCAACGTCAATGAATTCCTCGATTCGAAGATGCGCGACACCCAGGCCGAGCAGGCCTACCTCGAT
The genomic region above belongs to Telmatocola sphagniphila and contains:
- a CDS encoding cytochrome-c peroxidase — its product is MKSLPFKRLFATLGSLGLVVGLTVTLSQIRAAEENNYDYLLPDITKMKPLEDQIPVSFVSRSSNRAEWEKLPGYWNEVPGANGKKVVKIKLPLGINLLPPVPIENPITVAKWKLGKEVFFDKVISSDNSVSCSSCHEPSKGYSDMRKTSLGIAGNIGGMNAPTVFNSVYNRFMFWDGRMDTLEAQAHGPIGNPSEMFDGKGKALHEAVKRIRLKGDYSKRFEEVFGALPTVDSIAKAIATYERLVIIGNSLVDRAEVAMRARVEEEEGNKFEVNAKDYEKVLKEAVAKKDTNSLEAIGFDPAKDVAKIPQIAASINNGRVLFFNKARCNSCHVGENFTDYTFHNLGVGAKNGKLLEGQEGRINSQPTGHKDPSMMGAFKTPPLRGLTKSRPYLHDGSEATLEAVIDFYDRGGNVNEFLDSKMRDTQAEQAYLDAAKSGKPYTGPKPELITKSGLPIIPFKLNLTPQEKADLVLYLKALEGEALDPIVADPAK